DNA from Pajaroellobacter abortibovis:
ACAAACGTCTGAAAAAATGGAGGGGGGGCCTTTATATCTCCAATCGACAGGGAGCGGATCCACGGAATAGGAGGAACTTTCCATCGGCCTTCATCGGGTTCAGGGGATGACCAAACGCTTTCAATGGGAGGCGGTGGCCATCCTTTTCCCTCAGCATCTGAGAGTTCAGGATGCAGCGGAAAGGTGGAAGGTTTCTCTTCTTTTTCTGATGAGGCGAGTGAGGGCTCTCCTTTCCCCCACCAAAAGCAAAATCGGCGAAGCCAATCTCGCGCTCCAAAAAATCTTTCTTCGAGCCAGGCAATCGGCGCAGGACCGATCCAAGAAACAGATCGTACCGTATCAACAAGCCAATGGATCAACTGTTTCTGAACAGGTTCTGCTCGATCGATCTGCACACCCCGTCCTTCTGAAACAAACTCCCCTTTTTCCAAGTTAGCTACTTCCTGATGGAATCCGTCTTGCTCCATCCATTCTAGCCGGAGCTGAGAATCCTCAAGAAAAAGACCAATTTGCCGAGGGGGTTGTTCAAAGGATATCGTCAATTTCCCCATCCCTGCAGTACTCCCTGTACGTTGGTAGTTCGTTAAAGAACGTGCCCATCGATCTGTAAGCCCTTCTTCCAATCGTTGTGCATCCTCTCCAGCCCTATCAAATACCGTAACGCTCTGTACCTGATGATAGGCCAAGGTAGCAAAGGCCACCCACCTTCCCTTCAACACCAGTGCGTATTCATCCCCTAATTCTGTAGAAGTCAGGTTGTATATTCCAGCCACTCCAAGGAGCCGTCCATTAGGCCCTATTCGAACGCGAGCAGACCATACATCGCGCAGTCGATCCGATTCGCTTCCAAGGAAGAAAAGAGAGCGGCCATTCCAACAATCCCTGAAAAGTCCTTGAGAAGGGGCCCAGCGAATACTCGAAGCATGGACCTGCACATGACTCGCTTGCTCAAGAATACGCACAAGTCCCTGAACATTCTGGTCGGGCAATCTGCTAACAAACAGGAATACGAGCAACCCCAACAATCCACCCCCACAAAAGAGAGGCAGAAGAAGGGAATTTTTTTCTTGTGAAGTACTTTTTGGACGATACAAGGAAGTCATCATGTCATTGAAAGCAGCTACAATCCATCACAGCGACCGTTATCGTTCCACGGTAAATGATAGACTCAAAAAGAGCGAGAGAGAAAACAAACACATGTCTTTTCAAGAAACAAGTAAGGCCTCCATCTCAGGGGGGAGGGGAGAATTGACCTCCCATGGCTCAAAACCATCTTTTCCTTTAAAGAAAAGATAAGAAGCGTGCAGGGCATGGCGATTGAATCCATGGATCAATTCACCTCCATAGAGAGAGTCCCCTACGAGGGGATAGCCTATAGCCATAAAATGGACTCGAATCTGATGCCGCAATGCACAGTTCACCTGAGCCTCGACCAAAGCCCATCGATGGACACGTCTGACCACCCGATAGGTGGTGAGAGCAGGTCGATGAGCATATTTCACTTGGTCATACGAATGAACACAAGAGTGTATTTTTCTAGCATCCTTAGGGTGAGCAGCGATTGGAAATGCTATTTCTCCCGATTCAGGCAATCCATCTGAAGCACAGACCAGAAGATACCGTTTGCACAAATTCCCTGATCGAAGAGCATCAGAGAATACCTCGAACGCCTTCTGATGACGCGCCACCAGCACGAGTCCAGAGGTATAAGTGTCAAGGCGATGAAGGAGCCCTGGCTCCCGAGGAGAGTAACCAATCCCAGCGAGTTCAGGATAATGACCGACCAGCGCATTGGCAAGGGTCCCAACCTCCAATGAACGGAGTGGAGCGGTAGGCTGGCCAGCCGGTTTGTCAGCGATGAGCGCGGCATCCGAAACCAACCGCAAGGTGAGAGATGCCTCCGGACAGGGGAGCGCAGGAGCTATCGTATACTTCTCCATGTTTTCAAGGGCAATGACTTCCCCTGTGGATACACACCACCCTTTAGCCCGTCGCACACCATTGACACTCACCATTCCTTCCTGCACAGCGCGCTTAACACAAGCGCGCGACATTCCATGCGTCAGCCGGACAACTGCTTTATCAAGCCGCATTCTATCAAGAGTGGAGGGTACCACAAACTCAATCTTTTCTCCACTCATCGAATTCCTTCTATACCCTCAATCAACATACGCTAAGCACCATTTCATTCAGAGCCATTCTCCATCAAATTCAATCACACCATCGACAGGACTCAACGAATCTCTATCCTGGCCAACACAGCATGCAAAGTACAACCCTTCAGGGAAAGGGGCAGGAACAGAGAATGATTAACCCCCTGAGAATGACGTTCCCAAATAAGAATGCAGCAACGCGTGCGCGCGGCCCCTACTGCAATAGCCCGAGCGAGCAAACTAGCACCGAACGCAGCCGAGCATGAACAAAACAGCAGAACCCCCCACGGACGCGCAGCGCAGCATCCAAGTTCCGCCAGTTTTGCGTAAACTTTGAACACACACACAAGCAGCTTTAGAAGGAACAAGACGAGATGGATCGAGTACCACGATGTCGCATCCACCTCCCTGTCCTGACCCTTGAAGAGCCTTGCTAGCGTCCTTCCTTTCACAATGGATGCCGGTATGCAAGCCATTTGCTCGAGCGCACTCCGCTCCCACTTCAAGAGTAAATACATTCGCATCTATAGCACGCACTTCCCTAGCTCCACCTCGAGCTGCAGTCATTGCGAAAGAACCCACAAAACTGTATACATCAAGCACCCGCTGACCACACCGTATCCAATACGGACGCGTAAAGAACGTTAGTCGAAATAGAAGCCTGTCTTCCGACTAAGTTCCATAGGAATCCGGTAGACAAAATCTCGTTCACGGAAGGTCAAATCAGACACATCAACCCCACACGGATTCCCACAGACGTAGAAAAACCTTCTGTTTTTACCAACTTCGAGGGGATTCAATCGATAATAGGCTGAGGATGAAGCAGATCCTCCTATGCCGCTAGAAGAAAGCCCCTTCCGCTGCTCCATCCTATCGTCAACAATTGAATAACCACTGTTTTGTCAAAACAATCGACGATAACTCCCGGCAATTCACTCTCCCTGTGCATGAACAAGACGGTAGCCAGCAGCCTCTTGACTTGGTAGGTCCAAGGAAGAACACCAGTGGAGTACACGCTAGAGTTGGCTTCGGAAAAAAAACCATCTAACTTGGCTGCAGGGTCGCGAGTTAGAATACACACAGCAATAGCGGAGGCAGGTAAGTAAAAACCTCAACCCAAGAAATTACCTCGAGGGTCAAGAATTTCCACTTTGCCCCCTGCTGTCGCTTCTCCTCCCACACGTTCAATGGCTTGCAAGTAAACCTAAGGATGAACAACCCACACTGATTGAACATACCCAGACTTAAGATAAACCGACGGCATTAATACACCTTTCACACATGATTGTAAGCCAGCTGACTGTTCCTCCTCTTACTATCACAGAGATGAAGTTGCAATCCGGAGGTTTACCCTCATCAAAAACACACTAAAACTACTGAACAAGATCCTTAAGACTCTTGAGAGCAGTCACCCGTATCTTCTTAGAAGACGGCTTTCCTTTGATCACAATGGGTTGCTTGGTAAAAGGATTAATTCCAGGACGGTCTTTAGTTGCCGGCTTTTTGACAGCTTTCAATTTAAGGAGACCAGGAATAATAAACTCACCCGGACCTCGATTTCCTAACTGCTTTTTGATGAGCTCTGTAAGTCCATCAAAAACACGAATCACATTTTTCTTCTCCAATTCTGCAAATGCGGAAATCTCAGAAATCACTTGGGCCTTGGTCATTCTTTTCCCAGACATCTACGTTTCCTCCTATTGTCTATTTTCCAGTTCATTGTTGATGCAACAACACAAAGCATGATTTTCTTATCAAAATGCTTGAAACAATCACCTTTCTAAAAAAATCGAAGAGCCAATCGTTCAATCCGTAACACTGGCCTCTTTCTATCTGCAAGGGAAAAACAAGGGAATTTTTCAATTTCTTCCATTTAACCCTTGCTGTGCGTAGACCTTTTTACTCCTCCTGAACTACCTGTATCTATTACACTGAGAGAAAAGCTCAGTCACCTCATTAATGAGTAAATGCAAGAGATCCCTCCTCTACCCCTGCTAGCAGACACAATCGGTCTGTTTCTGCCTTCATTTTACGGTCCTTCGCAGCTGTCTCATGATCCCAACCAAGAAGATGCAACAAGCCATGCGCCAGCAACACTGTGAGCTCATCCAAAAGAGAACGATTCGCAGCTACAGCCTGCACTTTTGCCGTTGCTACACTCATCACAATATCCCCTAACAAATGCTTTGCGAATGCACTTCCTTCCCCTTCCTGCATTGCAAAAGCAAGAACATTGGTAGGACGATCCTTACCCCGATAGATTCGATTAAGCACTCGAATATGTTCATCACTCGTTAAAAGAATAGACAATTCTGCCTCCCATAAAGCAAGGGCTTTCATCATGGTTTGTGCGCGACGTAGAATCTCTCTACGTCTCACCCCTTTCCATCTCCCTTCCACTGAGACCTGAACAATCATGCATGACTCTTCGCTTCCGACCCCTTTGCATCCGCAAGAAATTTCTCAAGACCAATATCAGTCAGAGGGTGCTTAAGCAGATGTTTGATTACAGAAAAAGGGAGCGTCGCACAGTGAACACCCATCATTGCAGCTTGTACAACATGAACAGGATGTCGAATGCTAGCAGCCAACACTTGGACCTGGAACCCATAACGAGCGTAGATCGTTACGATCTGTTTCAGGAGCTCCATACCTTCCCAAGCGATATCATCCACTCGACCAACAAAAGGAGAAATATACGTTGCACCTGCTTTAGCAGCCAAAAGCGCCTGAGCAGGGCTAAAACAAAGAGTCACGTTGGTTTTAATTCCTTCTTGCGTAAACGTGCGAACGGCTTTCAAGCCATCTTCGATTAAAGGAATTTTAACTACAACGTTCGGATGAAGGCGAGCCAGCGCTCGTCCTTCTGCAAGAATTTCTCCATATTGCGTTGCAATCACTTCAGCAGATACAGGACCTTTTAGAAATTGACAGATGTCATTCACCACACTCTCTATGTTTCGTCCTGTTTTAGCCAGCAGGCTTGGATTCGTTGTACACCCATCGATCACACCCATCGAGAAAGCTTCTCGAATCTCTCCAACATCTGCACTATCGATAAAAACTTTCATTTTTCTCTTCTCCAACAAACAGGTAAAGGTTTTCTTGAACAAACGCTTGAGGATAATTCACTTGCCATCCTGCACAGAACTACCCTTATGAGTTAGAAGAGAACAAACAATCGGTTAAATTCCCTTTTCTTTAATCATGAGCACAAGACCCATTTACATGGATGGTGTCATTTAAAATGTAACACCTATTACGAATAGCCCTGTAAGCTGCATAAGTAAACGATCCAAAAATACCGCTTAATTCTTGGAAAGTTAAGCGGAAGTATTGATTATAAGATGAGTCATCCAATGAGAATTAAGAGAAAAGAGAATCATAGTTGCCCTAGAGTAGGCAAAACTTCTCTTGCTGTTCTAATAAGCAATCTTCTCTGCCTTGGATTTGCAATCCTCTTATTTTTACCTTCGGAGAGCAAAGCAAAAGAACTTCAACTCCATCTCACAGGAGCAGGGGCACACGCACTAGGAAAACCTCAACAAAATGAATTCAACTTTGGAGGGGAAGGCTCCCTCCATCTTGGAATTTCCCTTGGCTCTATACTCGATTGCCAAATAGGAGCGACTGGACTCCTGCTCAGCCAGGGAGATCCCCCTGCAAATCCAAATTTTAACGCTCACAAACTAGGCACCTTGGTCAGTACAACAGGCGGTTTTCGGATCTACCCCTTCGGGGCCTGGTACACTGCAGGTCTCTGGCTAGATGCCAACGGAGGAGTCGGCTTCACCGGCAACCGCACTCGCCCCGTAGTAGATACCCACCTAGGGTATGATTGGAGGCTTGGAAACGGGCGATGGGTCTTGGGTCCTTTCGCCGGATACACCCATATTTTCGAAACACAGGAGCTTCAGCCAGAAGATGCCCACATTGTTTGGGCGGGCTTGCATATCGGACTCGGACATCGCACGAATCCACCTCCTCTTCCCGATCGTGATCACGATGGTATTCCTAACCACATCGATGCCTGTCCAGACACACCTGGAATCACAACATTGAATCCAAAAACGAATGGATGTCCTGATGCAGATCGCGACGGGATCCCTGATCACCTAGACGCATGCCCTCACACTCCTGGAATTCCAACAGATGATCCAAACACCAATGGGTGTCCTGATACAGACCACGATGGGATCCCCGATCCAAAGGATATTTGCCCCTATACCCCCGGCATGCCAACCAACGATCCCAGAACCAACGGCTGCCCAGACACAGATGAGGACGGCATCCCAGATTACCTCGATGCTTGCCCCACCATTCCAGGGATTCAGACAGATGACCCCAAAACCAATGGATGTCCTGGCGCAGATGTTATCCGTGTAGAGGGGGATCGGATCACGCTCAGCAATGTGATTCTCTTTGATTTTGATAGCCCTCGCGTACGCCATGTAAGTTGGCCACTCGTTAAAAAATTAGCCGACTTTCTCAACTCGACTCCAGACATCGTGGAGCTGGATATTGATGGGCACGCCGATCAGATCGGCACATCTGAATACAATTTACGGCTATCCAAAACACGCGCAGAAAGCGTAAAGAGTCTCCTCGTTCGCTTTGGAGTTGATCCAGGTCGCCTGACAACCTTAGGCCTAGGAAAGTTGCGCCCGCGTAAAAAAGGTCTTTCTGAGTCTGAACGGCGCGTCAATAGACGGGTAGAGTTTACAATTACCCGCGCACGCGCCACCAATCCAAATCCGACTCGTTCGCCGTCCCCTTCCTTTTCTCAGTAGGACAATCAACCATGAGCTTTTTATTTCCCCAGCAATCCCTCATACGAATCAATCGAACAGGCCTTGTTTACCTTTCGATCTTCATCAGTACGCTGCTTTTACTCCCTGGATGCGACGAAGTGAATGCGCTTGTAGGAGCATCATGCAAACCAGGCCTGATCGCAGCAGGGAATCAGTGTGTTTCTCCCAATGACCCCGGATCACCCGACGAACATCCCTGTGGTAACACCAAAAACGATCCTTTCAATTGCGGTTCTTGCGGCAACGTATGCCGCTCTGGCATCTGCATTGAGGGACAATGCCAAGATAAACAACCGGGCCATGTGGCTCTCCTTGGACACGATTACGACAAAGCGAGCTTAAGCCCTTCACAAGTGCAAATCCTGATCAACGCCGTCAATCTAGGGAAGTCTCGGACCATCAAAAAAATTATCAAAGTACTCGGATATGAAGCGTATGCCTCTACTCTGAGCTTAAAGGAAATCAAGCAACTGGTTGGATTCACCACTTCCACCAATTATGATTATCTGACTGTGGAAGAGAACGACATCGATCAGGAGATCAAAGACAAGAATCCAGACGTAGTCCTCATCTACGATCAGACTCAATCTCCACCTGGAGAACTCGCAAACCTAGGGAAACAGTGGCAATCTGCCCTCCAGAATTTCCTACTTCATGGAGGTGTAATTGTAGTCTTAGATGGAGGGGCAGGGACTGGAGAAATGCATTTGTTTGTTACTGAAGCAGATTTAATTCCCATTAAAGCTAAGACATCGCTCTCCCCGAACACCAATTTTGCAGTAATTGCACCGGGCGATATGTTGAGTAGGGATATGACTCGAACTTATTCTTCTCTCAACTCGCGTTCTGCGAGTTTCACGCTCGAGAAAAAATCGCATGCCGACCAACTCGTCACCGTCGTAGAAGAACCGAAAGCACACCAGAGTGTAGTCATCCACCGTGTAGTTCCCCCCTCCCACTAATTTGGGCTCAAGCTGCAAAAACGCTTCAACGCAAAGAAGAAAGGGTAACCATCACCCATCCTCCTTGCGGGATATTGATCTGCTCTTTCCGCACAGCTCCACGCGCACTCAACTCTATCACATGCTGACCTGATGGCACACGAACGCGAGAGACAGCAACCCGAGCAGGAAGAACATCCCAGCTGCGCGTATCCGGAGTATCCATCACAGTTAATCCCCCTCGCACAACAAGCGAAGAAAGCACTCCATAAATGCTATCCTTGCCAACAAGATATCGAGCTCCCTCCCCAGCGATATAACGCGCGAGAAGGCGAGTAATTGCACTCGCAATAATCTTCCCTTCTATCTTCTTCCAAGCTGCCTGAACTTCCACGGAAAGATTCACCGCTTCCTCCAACAACTGGAGCTTTCCGTCAAGGAGGCATTGAGGTGTTTCGATCCAGGGGGGTTCAGGAGCGAGAGAAGGATAATTGATCCACGTGATAAACCCCTGCGCTGCAAGCCGATCCGCAGCCTCAATATCTCGAGAATCAAGAAACGAAGAGGCAAAGTTAAGCGCCTGTCCTATCGGAACCCGGTTCGAAATCTTATTTGGAACTCTCCCATAACCCACAAGAATGATCACTTCCCCTTGAAAAGAATCCCGAGCAGAAGTAGAAGAGGGGAGATTCTCTCCCAGATTTCTGAGATTCTCAGGTATATACCCCACCCCTTTTTGAAGCAATCCAACAATCGATTGCCGAAGTGTAGCGTATTCTCCCTGCTCCCAAGCCTCCGCATAGTAACGAAGTGCTTCATCGGCTTCACCGCTTTTTTCAAAGATAAGACCCGCTAAAAACCCTGCAAGACGAATTA
Protein-coding regions in this window:
- a CDS encoding RluA family pseudouridine synthase — encoded protein: MSGEKIEFVVPSTLDRMRLDKAVVRLTHGMSRACVKRAVQEGMVSVNGVRRAKGWCVSTGEVIALENMEKYTIAPALPCPEASLTLRLVSDAALIADKPAGQPTAPLRSLEVGTLANALVGHYPELAGIGYSPREPGLLHRLDTYTSGLVLVARHQKAFEVFSDALRSGNLCKRYLLVCASDGLPESGEIAFPIAAHPKDARKIHSCVHSYDQVKYAHRPALTTYRVVRRVHRWALVEAQVNCALRHQIRVHFMAIGYPLVGDSLYGGELIHGFNRHALHASYLFFKGKDGFEPWEVNSPLPPEMEALLVS
- a CDS encoding HU family DNA-binding protein; this translates as MSGKRMTKAQVISEISAFAELEKKNVIRVFDGLTELIKKQLGNRGPGEFIIPGLLKLKAVKKPATKDRPGINPFTKQPIVIKGKPSSKKIRVTALKSLKDLVQ
- a CDS encoding OmpA family protein — its product is MRIKRKENHSCPRVGKTSLAVLISNLLCLGFAILLFLPSESKAKELQLHLTGAGAHALGKPQQNEFNFGGEGSLHLGISLGSILDCQIGATGLLLSQGDPPANPNFNAHKLGTLVSTTGGFRIYPFGAWYTAGLWLDANGGVGFTGNRTRPVVDTHLGYDWRLGNGRWVLGPFAGYTHIFETQELQPEDAHIVWAGLHIGLGHRTNPPPLPDRDHDGIPNHIDACPDTPGITTLNPKTNGCPDADRDGIPDHLDACPHTPGIPTDDPNTNGCPDTDHDGIPDPKDICPYTPGMPTNDPRTNGCPDTDEDGIPDYLDACPTIPGIQTDDPKTNGCPGADVIRVEGDRITLSNVILFDFDSPRVRHVSWPLVKKLADFLNSTPDIVELDIDGHADQIGTSEYNLRLSKTRAESVKSLLVRFGVDPGRLTTLGLGKLRPRKKGLSESERRVNRRVEFTITRARATNPNPTRSPSPSFSQ
- the ybeY gene encoding rRNA maturation RNase YbeY produces the protein MIVQVSVEGRWKGVRRREILRRAQTMMKALALWEAELSILLTSDEHIRVLNRIYRGKDRPTNVLAFAMQEGEGSAFAKHLLGDIVMSVATAKVQAVAANRSLLDELTVLLAHGLLHLLGWDHETAAKDRKMKAETDRLCLLAGVEEGSLAFTH
- the fsa gene encoding fructose-6-phosphate aldolase yields the protein MKVFIDSADVGEIREAFSMGVIDGCTTNPSLLAKTGRNIESVVNDICQFLKGPVSAEVIATQYGEILAEGRALARLHPNVVVKIPLIEDGLKAVRTFTQEGIKTNVTLCFSPAQALLAAKAGATYISPFVGRVDDIAWEGMELLKQIVTIYARYGFQVQVLAASIRHPVHVVQAAMMGVHCATLPFSVIKHLLKHPLTDIGLEKFLADAKGSEAKSHA